From Myxococcales bacterium, the proteins below share one genomic window:
- a CDS encoding electron transfer flavoprotein subunit beta/FixA family protein, whose translation MKILVPLKRVADPDNANKVKVNAGKLVTTGLEWKPNPFDEYAVETALRLTENGTNPKARMGEVVVVTFGPKDCETTLRAMLGTGADRAIRVDTGDETIDGDVVARALKALVEKEKPDLVLCGKQAVDGDSGQVAQQLAEYLGWPQATFAGTIESEGDKALIVGREVDGGTIKLKVELPAVVSVDLRIVAPKSVKGVHTPATHAYPEGVRFAALMAIMAAKKKPLAEVKLADLTGDAALKIQYLDYEPPPARKAGVKVKDVAELVTRLKTEAKVV comes from the coding sequence GTGAAGATTCTCGTCCCGCTGAAGCGCGTCGCCGACCCGGACAACGCGAACAAAGTGAAGGTCAACGCCGGCAAGCTCGTGACGACGGGCCTCGAGTGGAAGCCGAACCCGTTCGACGAGTACGCGGTCGAGACGGCCCTCCGCTTGACCGAGAACGGCACGAACCCGAAGGCCCGCATGGGCGAGGTCGTGGTCGTCACGTTCGGCCCGAAGGACTGCGAGACCACCCTCCGCGCCATGCTCGGCACCGGCGCCGACCGCGCCATCCGCGTCGACACCGGCGACGAGACCATCGACGGCGACGTCGTCGCGCGGGCCCTCAAGGCCCTCGTCGAGAAAGAGAAGCCCGACCTCGTCCTCTGCGGCAAGCAGGCCGTCGACGGCGACTCCGGTCAGGTCGCCCAGCAGCTCGCCGAGTACCTCGGCTGGCCCCAGGCCACGTTCGCCGGCACGATCGAGTCCGAAGGCGACAAGGCCCTCATCGTGGGCCGCGAGGTCGACGGCGGCACCATCAAGCTCAAGGTCGAGCTCCCCGCGGTCGTCTCGGTCGACCTCCGCATCGTCGCGCCGAAGAGCGTGAAGGGTGTGCACACGCCCGCGACCCACGCGTACCCCGAGGGTGTCCGCTTCGCCGCGCTCATGGCCATCATGGCCGCGAAGAAGAAGCCGCTCGCCGAGGTGAAGCTCGCCGACCTCACGGGCGACGCCGCCCTCAAGATCCAGTACCTCGACTACGAGCCCCCGCCCGCCCGCAAGGCCGGCGTGAAGGTGAAGGACGTCGCCGAGCTCGTCACGCGCCTCAAGACCGAAGCGA